A section of the Malania oleifera isolate guangnan ecotype guangnan chromosome 2, ASM2987363v1, whole genome shotgun sequence genome encodes:
- the LOC131148674 gene encoding G-type lectin S-receptor-like serine/threonine-protein kinase At4g03230 isoform X1, whose protein sequence is MMMPLHANHFTLLTVFTLCMFFIRSSLLYCSARDSITRDDPMRDGETPLVSACKNFELGFFTPPGNSSHSRYVGIWYYGSTPPFVVWVANRDNPFYHSSGVLAIDTEDGNLKLQDREGNTSHPISTSPGPSSSSRRKAKLMDSGNLVLIEEDDKGDLMTNKTLWQSFEHPTDTFLPGMRIDQNMTLVSWKSVDDPGTGSFCFKLYQVDEPGFESTQYIILKNRTRYWKSGVTIIASKDYMLNAVGKLLNNSTQTRVLSNTQYNFTHLKPLYNNNATLVIRSSGEIQYLTRYSSGKWYMIWSEPRDRCSTLYPCGRFRSCSVNYGLMMCKCLPGFQPAQPQDWYSREYSDGCRRKSELCGGKGGMNYTFLNLKMMDVGHPDDNPRVFSEKECREQCLKNCQCVAYSYDKKTVNQRGGNNACSTWFGDLNNLQENIPGGLNLSVKIAVSDTESIRRNCNPCGTNMIPYPLSTAQSCGDSAYRSFSCDDSTGQVSFQASTGTHQVIGINPEAKSFAILVRVTGINCAIGNVLQLNQSSPFFVRNNSGLAKTNCTDLPFNKGDNALVEIGWKPPVLEPSCASSADCKDWPNSTCNFTRQGSTKRCICNAKIPWNGSILNCSRVSGIIKSRKKKFSFPLIIVMTSTILVALVALSCTIVHKPYLWRRSRTNTRQEVRAGALGNPTLRLFDSETIKGLMDSGHLKKDDKNDIDVPFFHFKSILDAKDNFSDANKLGQGGFGPVYKGKFPGGHEIAVKRLSSASGQGLREFMNEVVLIAKLQHRNLVRLLGYCIKGGEKILLYEHMPNKSLDTFIFDQSLCLTLKWEKRFEIILGIARGLLYLHQDSRLRIIHRDLKTSNILLDEEMNPKISDFGLARIFGGKQTEANTNRVVGTYGYMSPEYALDGIFSIKSDVFSFGVVLLEIISGRKNTGFYQSQQALSLLGYAWRLWIEERALDLVDQVLRQSCDISSVLKCINVGLICVQEDPSDRPTMSDVIVMLGGETITLPTPKQPAFIVRRGFSNASCSSSKPQHSVNKELTVTKEEGR, encoded by the exons ATGATGATGCCGTTGCATGCCAATCATTTCACGCTGCTTACTGTCTTCACCTTGTGCATGTTCTTCATCCGTTCATCTCTTTTATACTGCTCTGCTAGAGATTCCATAACACGAGATGATCCAATGCGCGACGGGGAAACGCCACTTGTTTCAGCCTGTAAAAATTTTGAACTGGGATTTTTCACCCCTCCAGGGAACTCCAGTCACAGCCGGTATGTGGGCATATGGTATTACGGGTCGACACCCCCATTTGTAGTATGGGTTGCCAACAGAGATAACCCTTTCTATCATTCCTCTGGAGTTCTTGCCATAGATACTGAAGATGGGAACCTCAAATTACAGGATAGAGAGGGGAATACTTCCCATCCTATTTCTACATCGCCTGGACCTTCTTCATCCTCACGCAGAAAGGCGAAACTCATGGATTCTGGGAACTTGGTTTTGATTGAAGAAGACGATAAGGGTGACTTGATGACCAATAAAACTCTGTGGCAGAGTTTTGAGCACCCAACAGACACGTTTCTTCCCGGCATGAGAATAGATCAAAATATGACATTGGTTTCATGGAAGAGTGTGGACGACCCGGGGACTGGAAGCTTTTGTTTCAAGCTATATCAAGTGGACGAGCCTGGTTTCGAGTCCACCCAGTACATCATCCTCAAAAATAGGACTCGTTATTGGAAGAGTGGTGTCACAATTATTGCATCTAAGGATTACATGCTGAATGCAGTAGGTAAGCTTCTAAACAACTCTACCCAAACCAGAGTGCTCTCCAACACTCAATACAATTTCACACACTTGAAGCCCTTATACAACAATAATGCGACACTGGTGATAAGATCCTCCGGGGAAATACAGTATTTAACGCGGTATTCTAGTGGGAAATGGTATATGATTTGGTCAGAGCCAAGAGACCGATGCAGCACGCTATATCCGTGCGGAAGGTTCCGCAGCTGCAGCGTTAACTATGGATTGATGATGTGTAAGTGTTTGCCTGGGTTCCAGCCAGCACAGCCACAGGATTGGTATTCGAGAGAATATTCAGATGGGTGCAGAAGAAAGTCGGAGTTATGCGGCGGAAAGGGTGGGATGAATTACACATTCTTGAACTTGAAGATGATGGACGTTGGACATCCAGACGATAATCCTCGGGTTTTCAGTGAGAAGGAATGTAGAGAACAGTGCCTTAAAAATTGCCAATGCGTTGCTTATTCGTATGATAAGAAGACAGTCAATCAGCGAGGCGGCAACAACGCATGCTCGACTTGGTTCGGTGATCTCAATAATCTTCAGGAGAACATCCCTGGCGGCCTCAACCTCTCCGTCAAGATAGCAGTTTCTGATACAG AATCTATAAGAAGGAATTGCAACCCTTGTGGCACAAACATGATTCCCTATCCCTTGAGCACTGCACAGAGCTGCGGTGACTCGGCGTATCGCAGTTTCAGCTGCGATGATTCCACAGGCCAGGTTAGCTTCCAGGCATCGACAGGCACACATCAGGTCATTGGCATCAACCCAGAGGCAAAAAGTTTTGCTATCCTGGTAAGAGTGACGGGCATTAATTGTGCCATAGGTAACGTTTTGCAGCTCAACCAGTCCTCGCCGTTTTTTGTGAGAAATAACAGTGGCTTAGCCAAAACTAACTGCACAGATTTGCCATTTAACAAAGGAGATAATGCATTAGTAGAGATTGGATGGAAGCCACCGGTACTAGAGCCAAGCTGTGCTTCATCTGCAGACTGCAAGGATTGGCCGAATTCAACTTGCAATTTTACGAGGCAAGGTAGCACCAAAAGGTGTATCTGCAATGCGAAAATTCCCTGGAATGGCTCAATTCTAAATTGTTCCCGAG TCTCAGGAATAATAAAATCTCGAAAGAAAAAGTTCTCATTTCCTTTGATAATTGTAATGACTTCTACAATTTTAGTGGCTTTGGTTGCTCTATCATGCACAATAGTTCATAAGCCTTATTTATGGAGAAGATCAAGGACGAACACAAGGCAAG AAGTAAGAGCAGGGGCTCTTGGAAATCCCACACTACGCTTGTTTGATAGTGAAACAATCAAAGGCTTGATGGACTCTGGTCAtttaaagaaagatgacaaaaATGACATAGATGTCCCATTTTTTCATTTTAAGAGCATATTGGATGCAAAAGATAACTTTTCAGATGCAAATAAACTTGGACAAGGGGGGTTTGGTCCTGTTTACAAG GGTAAGTTTCCTGGAGGACATGAAATTGCTGTGAAAAGGCTTTCTAGTGCTTCAGGACAAGGCTTAAGGGAATTTATGAATGAGGTTGTGTTGATTGCGAAACTGCAACATCGTAATCTTGTTAGACTTTTGGGCTATTGCATCAAAGGTGGTGAAAAGATTTTGCTCTACGAGCATATGCCAAACAAAAGCTTGGACACCTTCATATTTG ACCAAAGCTTGTGCTTAACGTTGAAGTGGGAGAAACGCTTTGAAATCATTTTAGGAATTGCTCGAGGGCTTCTTTATCTTCATCAGGATTCTAGGTTGAGAATTATACACAGGGATCTAAAAACAAGCAACATTCTACTAGATGAAGAGATGAACCCAAAAATTTCAGACTTTGGCCTTGCAAGGATCTTTGGGGGCAAGCAAACAGAGGCAAACACCAACAGAGTAGTTGGAACCTA CGGTTACATGTCCCCAGAGTATGCATTGGATGGGATTTTCTCAATCAAGTCAGATGTCTTTAGTTTTGGTGTTGTACTACTTGAGATCATCAGTGGTAGAAAGAACACAGGATTTTATCAGTCACAACAAGCATTGAGCCTTTTAGGCTAT GCATGGAGATTATGGATAGAAGAGAGGGCATTGGATTTGGTTGATCAAGTACTTAGACAATCATGTGATATAAGTTCGGTTTTAAAGTGCATAAATGTTGGATTGATATGCGTACAAGAAGATCCAAGTGACCGCCCCACCATGTCAGATGTGATTGTCATGCTTGGCGGTGAAACAATCACTCTGCCAACTCCAAAACAACCAGCTTTTATTGTTAGGAGAGGTTTTTCTAATGCTAGTTGTTCTTCTAGTAAACCACAGCATAGCGTGAACAAAGAGCTAACGGTCACTAAAGAAGAAGGTCGATAA
- the LOC131148674 gene encoding G-type lectin S-receptor-like serine/threonine-protein kinase At4g03230 isoform X2 produces the protein MMMPLHANHFTLLTVFTLCMFFIRSSLLYCSARDSITRDDPMRDGETPLVSACKNFELGFFTPPGNSSHSRYVGIWYYGSTPPFVVWVANRDNPFYHSSGVLAIDTEDGNLKLQDREGNTSHPISTSPGPSSSSRRKAKLMDSGNLVLIEEDDKGDLMTNKTLWQSFEHPTDTFLPGMRIDQNMTLVSWKSVDDPGTGSFCFKLYQVDEPGFESTQYIILKNRTRYWKSGVTIIASKDYMLNAVGKLLNNSTQTRVLSNTQYNFTHLKPLYNNNATLVIRSSGEIQYLTRYSSGKWYMIWSEPRDRCSTLYPCGRFRSCSVNYGLMMCKCLPGFQPAQPQDWYSREYSDGCRRKSELCGGKGGMNYTFLNLKMMDVGHPDDNPRVFSEKECREQCLKNCQCVAYSYDKKTVNQRGGNNACSTWFGDLNNLQENIPGGLNLSVKIAVSDTESIRRNCNPCGTNMIPYPLSTAQSCGDSAYRSFSCDDSTGQVSFQASTGTHQVIGINPEAKSFAILVRVTGINCAIDLPFNKGDNALVEIGWKPPVLEPSCASSADCKDWPNSTCNFTRQGSTKRCICNAKIPWNGSILNCSRVSGIIKSRKKKFSFPLIIVMTSTILVALVALSCTIVHKPYLWRRSRTNTRQEVRAGALGNPTLRLFDSETIKGLMDSGHLKKDDKNDIDVPFFHFKSILDAKDNFSDANKLGQGGFGPVYKGKFPGGHEIAVKRLSSASGQGLREFMNEVVLIAKLQHRNLVRLLGYCIKGGEKILLYEHMPNKSLDTFIFDQSLCLTLKWEKRFEIILGIARGLLYLHQDSRLRIIHRDLKTSNILLDEEMNPKISDFGLARIFGGKQTEANTNRVVGTYGYMSPEYALDGIFSIKSDVFSFGVVLLEIISGRKNTGFYQSQQALSLLGYAWRLWIEERALDLVDQVLRQSCDISSVLKCINVGLICVQEDPSDRPTMSDVIVMLGGETITLPTPKQPAFIVRRGFSNASCSSSKPQHSVNKELTVTKEEGR, from the exons ATGATGATGCCGTTGCATGCCAATCATTTCACGCTGCTTACTGTCTTCACCTTGTGCATGTTCTTCATCCGTTCATCTCTTTTATACTGCTCTGCTAGAGATTCCATAACACGAGATGATCCAATGCGCGACGGGGAAACGCCACTTGTTTCAGCCTGTAAAAATTTTGAACTGGGATTTTTCACCCCTCCAGGGAACTCCAGTCACAGCCGGTATGTGGGCATATGGTATTACGGGTCGACACCCCCATTTGTAGTATGGGTTGCCAACAGAGATAACCCTTTCTATCATTCCTCTGGAGTTCTTGCCATAGATACTGAAGATGGGAACCTCAAATTACAGGATAGAGAGGGGAATACTTCCCATCCTATTTCTACATCGCCTGGACCTTCTTCATCCTCACGCAGAAAGGCGAAACTCATGGATTCTGGGAACTTGGTTTTGATTGAAGAAGACGATAAGGGTGACTTGATGACCAATAAAACTCTGTGGCAGAGTTTTGAGCACCCAACAGACACGTTTCTTCCCGGCATGAGAATAGATCAAAATATGACATTGGTTTCATGGAAGAGTGTGGACGACCCGGGGACTGGAAGCTTTTGTTTCAAGCTATATCAAGTGGACGAGCCTGGTTTCGAGTCCACCCAGTACATCATCCTCAAAAATAGGACTCGTTATTGGAAGAGTGGTGTCACAATTATTGCATCTAAGGATTACATGCTGAATGCAGTAGGTAAGCTTCTAAACAACTCTACCCAAACCAGAGTGCTCTCCAACACTCAATACAATTTCACACACTTGAAGCCCTTATACAACAATAATGCGACACTGGTGATAAGATCCTCCGGGGAAATACAGTATTTAACGCGGTATTCTAGTGGGAAATGGTATATGATTTGGTCAGAGCCAAGAGACCGATGCAGCACGCTATATCCGTGCGGAAGGTTCCGCAGCTGCAGCGTTAACTATGGATTGATGATGTGTAAGTGTTTGCCTGGGTTCCAGCCAGCACAGCCACAGGATTGGTATTCGAGAGAATATTCAGATGGGTGCAGAAGAAAGTCGGAGTTATGCGGCGGAAAGGGTGGGATGAATTACACATTCTTGAACTTGAAGATGATGGACGTTGGACATCCAGACGATAATCCTCGGGTTTTCAGTGAGAAGGAATGTAGAGAACAGTGCCTTAAAAATTGCCAATGCGTTGCTTATTCGTATGATAAGAAGACAGTCAATCAGCGAGGCGGCAACAACGCATGCTCGACTTGGTTCGGTGATCTCAATAATCTTCAGGAGAACATCCCTGGCGGCCTCAACCTCTCCGTCAAGATAGCAGTTTCTGATACAG AATCTATAAGAAGGAATTGCAACCCTTGTGGCACAAACATGATTCCCTATCCCTTGAGCACTGCACAGAGCTGCGGTGACTCGGCGTATCGCAGTTTCAGCTGCGATGATTCCACAGGCCAGGTTAGCTTCCAGGCATCGACAGGCACACATCAGGTCATTGGCATCAACCCAGAGGCAAAAAGTTTTGCTATCCTGGTAAGAGTGACGGGCATTAATTGTGCCATAG ATTTGCCATTTAACAAAGGAGATAATGCATTAGTAGAGATTGGATGGAAGCCACCGGTACTAGAGCCAAGCTGTGCTTCATCTGCAGACTGCAAGGATTGGCCGAATTCAACTTGCAATTTTACGAGGCAAGGTAGCACCAAAAGGTGTATCTGCAATGCGAAAATTCCCTGGAATGGCTCAATTCTAAATTGTTCCCGAG TCTCAGGAATAATAAAATCTCGAAAGAAAAAGTTCTCATTTCCTTTGATAATTGTAATGACTTCTACAATTTTAGTGGCTTTGGTTGCTCTATCATGCACAATAGTTCATAAGCCTTATTTATGGAGAAGATCAAGGACGAACACAAGGCAAG AAGTAAGAGCAGGGGCTCTTGGAAATCCCACACTACGCTTGTTTGATAGTGAAACAATCAAAGGCTTGATGGACTCTGGTCAtttaaagaaagatgacaaaaATGACATAGATGTCCCATTTTTTCATTTTAAGAGCATATTGGATGCAAAAGATAACTTTTCAGATGCAAATAAACTTGGACAAGGGGGGTTTGGTCCTGTTTACAAG GGTAAGTTTCCTGGAGGACATGAAATTGCTGTGAAAAGGCTTTCTAGTGCTTCAGGACAAGGCTTAAGGGAATTTATGAATGAGGTTGTGTTGATTGCGAAACTGCAACATCGTAATCTTGTTAGACTTTTGGGCTATTGCATCAAAGGTGGTGAAAAGATTTTGCTCTACGAGCATATGCCAAACAAAAGCTTGGACACCTTCATATTTG ACCAAAGCTTGTGCTTAACGTTGAAGTGGGAGAAACGCTTTGAAATCATTTTAGGAATTGCTCGAGGGCTTCTTTATCTTCATCAGGATTCTAGGTTGAGAATTATACACAGGGATCTAAAAACAAGCAACATTCTACTAGATGAAGAGATGAACCCAAAAATTTCAGACTTTGGCCTTGCAAGGATCTTTGGGGGCAAGCAAACAGAGGCAAACACCAACAGAGTAGTTGGAACCTA CGGTTACATGTCCCCAGAGTATGCATTGGATGGGATTTTCTCAATCAAGTCAGATGTCTTTAGTTTTGGTGTTGTACTACTTGAGATCATCAGTGGTAGAAAGAACACAGGATTTTATCAGTCACAACAAGCATTGAGCCTTTTAGGCTAT GCATGGAGATTATGGATAGAAGAGAGGGCATTGGATTTGGTTGATCAAGTACTTAGACAATCATGTGATATAAGTTCGGTTTTAAAGTGCATAAATGTTGGATTGATATGCGTACAAGAAGATCCAAGTGACCGCCCCACCATGTCAGATGTGATTGTCATGCTTGGCGGTGAAACAATCACTCTGCCAACTCCAAAACAACCAGCTTTTATTGTTAGGAGAGGTTTTTCTAATGCTAGTTGTTCTTCTAGTAAACCACAGCATAGCGTGAACAAAGAGCTAACGGTCACTAAAGAAGAAGGTCGATAA